The Blautia hydrogenotrophica DSM 10507 genome window below encodes:
- the mutY gene encoding A/G-specific adenine glycosylase codes for MNSLRQIGEPLMKWYQENKRVLPWRDQNNAYYTWVSEIMLQQTRVEAVKPYFQRFMEELPDIEALARCPEEKLLKLWEGLGYYNRVRNMQKAAQEVMEKYGGQLPRNYELLRELKGIGNYTAGAIASIAYEIAVPAVDGNVLRVISRVTENGGDIRKQSVKRQIEEELREVIPREKPGDFNQALMELGAVICVPNGQAKCQLCPIREFCQAHAHGREMDYPKKAAKKPRAVQKKTILVIQDDRSVAIRRRPSRGLLAGLYELPNLDGWLAQEEILKYLRELELEPLRILPIGEAKHVFSHVEWWMRGYQVRVASVEQPLWKELIFVKPEETAEQYAIPSAFDVYANYLKEEKIR; via the coding sequence ATGAATAGTCTAAGACAAATCGGGGAACCATTGATGAAATGGTATCAGGAAAATAAAAGAGTTCTGCCTTGGAGAGACCAAAATAATGCGTATTATACCTGGGTATCAGAGATTATGCTTCAGCAGACTCGAGTGGAGGCGGTGAAGCCGTATTTTCAAAGATTTATGGAAGAGCTTCCGGATATTGAAGCTTTGGCTAGATGTCCTGAGGAAAAACTTCTGAAATTGTGGGAGGGACTTGGATATTACAATAGGGTACGAAATATGCAAAAAGCAGCTCAGGAGGTTATGGAGAAATATGGTGGACAGTTACCCAGAAATTATGAGCTGCTGAGAGAATTAAAAGGAATAGGCAATTATACGGCAGGCGCCATTGCTTCCATTGCCTATGAAATTGCGGTTCCGGCTGTGGATGGAAACGTACTTCGAGTCATTTCGAGAGTTACGGAAAACGGAGGAGACATTCGAAAACAGTCTGTGAAAAGGCAGATTGAGGAGGAATTAAGAGAGGTAATACCTAGAGAAAAGCCGGGAGACTTTAATCAGGCGTTGATGGAATTGGGAGCTGTGATTTGTGTGCCAAACGGACAGGCCAAATGCCAGCTGTGTCCCATTCGAGAATTTTGTCAGGCACATGCACATGGACGGGAGATGGATTATCCTAAGAAAGCGGCGAAGAAGCCAAGGGCTGTTCAAAAGAAGACTATATTGGTGATTCAAGACGACCGTTCTGTGGCGATACGCAGACGGCCGTCTAGGGGACTGCTGGCTGGGCTGTATGAACTTCCCAATCTGGATGGTTGGTTGGCACAGGAGGAGATACTGAAATACCTGAGAGAATTGGAATTAGAGCCTTTACGGATTCTTCCAATAGGGGAGGCGAAACATGTTTTTTCTCATGTAGAGTGGTGGATGAGAGGGTATCAGGTTCGTGTGGCTTCTGTGGAACAACCTCTTTGGAAAGAGTTGATATTTGTAAAACCGGAGGAGACAGCTGAGCAATATGCAATTCCCTCGGCTTTTGATGTTTATGCGAATTATTTGAAGGAGGAAAAGATTAGATGA
- a CDS encoding glycosyltransferase family 2 protein — MKLLTITVPCYNSENYMKKCVDSLLEGGENVEILIVDDGSSDKTAQIADEYAEKFPTIVRAIHQENGGHGEAVNTGLRNATGIFFKVVDSDDWVNKEAYLKILSTLEHLLGGDKSLDMLISNFVYEKQGASRKKVMQYRRCFPVEEMFGWEQIRHMPKGKYLLMHSMIYRTRLLKDCGLKLPKHTFYVDNLFAFEPLPFVKNMYYLDVNFYRYFIGREDQSVHESVMIKRIDQQLRVNRLMVEAYTRYDLRQKEINKYMISYLDIITTVSSMMLIRSGTEDAMKKKKELWEFIRCEDRRLYRKLRYGLLGRAVNLPGKGGRKMSVAVYKVCQKFYGFN; from the coding sequence ATGAAACTGTTGACAATTACGGTCCCTTGCTATAATTCAGAAAATTACATGAAAAAGTGTGTGGATTCTCTGCTGGAAGGTGGGGAAAATGTAGAGATATTAATTGTAGATGATGGTTCTAGTGATAAGACAGCTCAGATTGCTGACGAGTATGCCGAGAAGTTTCCGACGATTGTGAGAGCGATTCATCAGGAAAATGGAGGACATGGGGAGGCAGTCAATACAGGGCTTAGAAATGCCACCGGTATTTTTTTTAAGGTTGTAGACAGTGACGATTGGGTGAATAAGGAAGCGTATCTGAAGATTTTGTCTACTCTGGAACATCTGTTGGGGGGAGATAAAAGCCTGGATATGCTGATTAGCAATTTCGTCTATGAGAAACAGGGAGCTAGCCGCAAGAAAGTGATGCAATACCGGCGATGTTTTCCGGTAGAGGAGATGTTTGGATGGGAGCAGATTCGTCATATGCCTAAGGGGAAATATCTGCTGATGCACTCTATGATTTACCGGACAAGGCTTCTGAAAGATTGTGGACTGAAATTGCCTAAACATACATTTTATGTGGACAATTTATTTGCGTTTGAACCGCTGCCTTTTGTGAAAAATATGTATTATTTGGACGTGAATTTTTATCGGTATTTCATCGGCAGAGAGGACCAATCGGTTCATGAATCGGTGATGATTAAGAGAATAGACCAGCAGCTTAGAGTGAATCGTTTGATGGTGGAAGCGTACACAAGATATGATTTGCGCCAAAAAGAGATCAATAAATATATGATTAGTTATTTGGATATCATTACAACGGTATCTTCTATGATGCTGATTCGGTCCGGTACAGAGGATGCTATGAAAAAGAAGAAAGAGTTGTGGGAGTTTATTCGCTGTGAAGACCGTAGGCTGTACAGAAAGCTGCGGTATGGACTGTTAGGAAGGGCCGTAAATCTGCCAGGAAAAGGCGGAAGGAAGATGTCTGTAGCGGTTTATAAGGTATGTCAAAAATTTTACGGATTTAATTGA
- a CDS encoding phosphatase PAP2 family protein — MKFLKKYQHGLVITIYALIYLLLFQYLEQRPIYQYHVIHTVFDDYIPFCEYFIIPYLLWFPYMFCAVAYFIFWNDNKREYYQLTKNLCMGMTIFLIVSFIYPNGHMLRPVTFEHDNMFVHMVQWLYASDTPTNILPSIHVFNSLAIHRAITSCQRLQNHRGIRMASWILTLLIVLSTMFLKQHSVVDVCLGVTMAFAGYLIFYREKASEKQPSRRYVHSRM; from the coding sequence TTGAAATTCTTAAAAAAATATCAACATGGTCTGGTGATAACCATCTATGCACTGATTTATCTCCTGCTATTTCAATATTTGGAGCAGCGGCCGATTTATCAATATCATGTAATCCACACCGTATTTGATGATTATATTCCTTTCTGTGAGTATTTTATCATCCCATACTTGCTTTGGTTTCCTTACATGTTCTGTGCAGTTGCTTATTTTATTTTCTGGAATGATAACAAACGAGAATATTATCAGCTCACAAAAAATTTATGTATGGGGATGACTATATTTTTAATTGTCTCATTTATATACCCCAATGGCCATATGTTAAGGCCGGTTACTTTTGAGCACGACAATATGTTTGTTCATATGGTTCAATGGCTGTACGCATCAGATACCCCCACAAATATTCTGCCAAGCATCCATGTGTTCAACTCTTTGGCAATTCACAGGGCAATTACTTCCTGTCAGCGGCTACAAAACCATCGTGGAATACGTATGGCATCCTGGATACTGACATTATTAATCGTACTATCCACGATGTTCCTCAAACAACATTCCGTTGTGGATGTCTGTCTCGGGGTTACCATGGCATTTGCCGGATATCTGATCTTCTATCGGGAAAAAGCTTCCGAGAAACAGCCCTCCCGCCGCTATGTACATTCACGAATGTAA
- a CDS encoding diacylglycerol/lipid kinase family protein, producing the protein MYYFIVNPKSRTGHGEKIWAEIQKKLQKEKIPYHSFSTEYAGHAKTIAEKITQNLTVPGNLVVLGGDGTLNEVLEGIKHLNKVYLYYIPTGSGNDFARGMGIPYEPLRAFDLLKANSRTVPIDLGILQTDGKSRRFAVSAGIGFDAAICHEALTSPLKAFLNRLHLGKLTYLLIAVKQLILSVPADMELEIDGKKKLHYPHSYFVAIMNQSYEGGGIKFCPNACPWDGNLDVCLIGGVNRIKFVFLLLMCLLKKHENLPGVHIFRCKSINIKSSLPLPVHTDGESGGTQSEISVKLEKEPLNVILPMI; encoded by the coding sequence ATGTACTATTTTATCGTAAACCCAAAATCACGAACCGGTCACGGTGAAAAGATATGGGCAGAAATACAAAAAAAGCTTCAAAAAGAAAAAATCCCCTATCATTCCTTTTCCACGGAATATGCCGGGCACGCTAAAACTATTGCAGAAAAAATCACCCAAAATCTGACCGTCCCCGGGAATCTGGTAGTCCTAGGAGGAGACGGTACCCTAAACGAAGTCTTAGAAGGAATCAAACATTTAAACAAAGTCTATCTCTACTACATCCCAACTGGTTCCGGAAATGACTTTGCTCGAGGCATGGGGATTCCCTATGAGCCCCTCAGGGCCTTTGACCTACTCAAAGCCAATTCCCGTACAGTTCCCATAGATCTTGGCATTCTCCAGACAGACGGAAAATCGCGCCGTTTTGCAGTCAGTGCTGGAATCGGTTTCGACGCCGCGATCTGCCATGAGGCACTGACTTCTCCTCTCAAAGCCTTCCTCAACAGGCTGCACCTCGGAAAATTGACCTACCTACTCATTGCCGTCAAACAACTGATACTGTCCGTTCCAGCGGACATGGAATTGGAAATCGACGGCAAAAAGAAACTGCATTATCCCCACTCATATTTTGTAGCAATCATGAATCAAAGTTACGAAGGCGGCGGAATCAAATTCTGTCCTAATGCCTGTCCTTGGGACGGCAATCTAGATGTCTGTCTGATTGGTGGTGTCAATCGTATAAAATTTGTCTTTCTTTTGCTGATGTGTTTACTAAAAAAGCATGAAAATCTCCCAGGTGTGCATATTTTTCGCTGCAAATCTATAAATATTAAAAGCAGTCTGCCGCTTCCTGTCCACACGGATGGGGAATCTGGTGGTACTCAAAGTGAAATTTCTGTGAAATTAGAAAAAGAACCTTTAAATGTAATTTTACCTATGATATAA
- a CDS encoding sugar phosphate isomerase/epimerase family protein — translation MIYISNLISDSQLAELLARENLGIETIDFSIGENLDDLSRLIDLWRRRMDSMHCTHVSIHGPFLDLNPTSYDSYIYQATWNRFSQAYRAAMAIGADKIVFHTCRIPLVNYSQGWAERMANFWSKFLENHSQLPICLENVFDDNPKLLKQVLKLVEHPHFTFCLDAAHAHCFSSVPITEWVDVLGPYTSHVHVHDNLGDRDAHLAVGDGNLPWEDLITHFQNMSQPPTWTIENTSLKDIRISLDFLKKHSFPAGPS, via the coding sequence ATGATCTACATTTCAAACCTAATTTCCGATTCACAGCTGGCAGAGCTTTTAGCAAGGGAGAACCTCGGAATTGAGACTATAGACTTCAGCATTGGTGAAAACTTAGATGACTTGTCTCGTTTAATTGATCTTTGGAGAAGACGGATGGATTCTATGCATTGTACTCATGTCAGCATTCACGGCCCCTTTTTGGACCTGAACCCTACCAGCTATGACTCCTATATATATCAGGCTACCTGGAACCGTTTCTCTCAGGCTTACAGAGCTGCTATGGCTATCGGGGCTGATAAAATTGTCTTTCACACCTGCCGTATTCCCTTGGTTAACTATTCTCAGGGATGGGCTGAACGCATGGCAAATTTTTGGAGCAAATTTCTAGAAAATCATTCTCAATTGCCAATTTGTCTAGAAAATGTCTTTGACGACAATCCCAAACTGCTAAAGCAAGTGTTGAAGCTTGTAGAACACCCGCATTTTACCTTCTGTCTGGACGCTGCCCATGCACACTGCTTTTCTTCAGTGCCAATCACCGAATGGGTAGATGTGCTTGGCCCTTACACCAGTCATGTCCATGTTCATGACAACCTAGGGGACCGAGACGCCCATCTTGCGGTAGGAGACGGCAATCTGCCCTGGGAAGATCTCATCACACATTTTCAAAACATGTCTCAGCCCCCTACCTGGACAATCGAAAATACCTCTTTAAAAGATATCCGAATTTCACTGGATTTCCTTAAAAAGCACTCGTTCCCTGCCGGCCCATCCTGA
- a CDS encoding DNA topoisomerase III, whose protein sequence is MKSLVIAEKPSVARDIARVLHCGQKGNGCLEGNRYVVTWALGHLVTLADPEEYDKKYTKWEMSTLPMIPKEMKLVVIRQTSKQYQAVKTQLGRKDVQEVIIATDAGREGELVARWILEKANCQKPLKRLWISSVTDKAIREGFSNLRDGKEYLPLYGAAVARAEADWLVGINGTRALTCKYNAQLSCGRVQTPTLAMVAKREEEIRSFQPKEYYGLAVYAGGVKWNWQDNKSKNFRTFKKEQALQIEKEANGKVLRIVQVEKKDKKSYAPGLYDLTTLQREANQRYGLSAKETLNIMQRLYENHKVLTYPRTDSRYIGKDIVPTIKERLQACGIGPYRKLAGSLAAKQIRVNGSFVDDKKVSDHHAIIPTEQFVQLDHMSSEERKIYDMVVRRFLSVLCPPFEYEQVTMEAEVAGHRFLAKGKIVKNQGWKMAYEQELEEEAEDEEIRDQILPPRKVGEELSVDRIDFTSGKTKPPARFNEASLLAAMENPVRFMQTKDAQAAKTLGETGGLGTVATRADIIEKLFHSFLMEKRGQEIYLTSKARQLLELVPEDLKKPELTADWEMKLSHIAKGKMKKEVFLKSIRGYTKEIVQEIKDGDGTFRHDNLTNKICPNCGKRLLAVNGKNSKMLVCQDRECGYRETVSRTTNARCPRCHKRMELYVKGKEETFICVCGYKEKLSSFQARREKEGAGVTKKDVQRYLNQQKKETQEPVNNAFAQALAGIKLEQ, encoded by the coding sequence ATGAAATCACTGGTAATTGCGGAAAAACCGTCTGTAGCACGGGATATAGCACGGGTTTTACATTGCGGTCAGAAAGGAAATGGCTGTCTAGAGGGCAATAGATATGTGGTAACCTGGGCTCTAGGACATTTAGTTACGCTGGCAGACCCCGAAGAGTACGATAAAAAGTATACAAAGTGGGAGATGAGTACGCTACCAATGATACCGAAAGAGATGAAGCTGGTTGTGATACGCCAGACTTCAAAACAGTATCAGGCAGTAAAAACTCAGTTGGGCAGAAAGGATGTACAGGAGGTTATCATTGCCACGGATGCGGGAAGAGAGGGAGAGCTAGTAGCCCGTTGGATTTTGGAGAAGGCAAACTGTCAGAAACCGTTGAAACGTCTTTGGATTTCCTCAGTCACCGATAAAGCGATACGGGAAGGATTTTCCAATTTGAGAGATGGAAAAGAGTATCTTCCGCTCTATGGCGCGGCGGTGGCGAGAGCAGAGGCGGACTGGTTAGTGGGGATTAACGGAACGAGAGCATTGACTTGCAAATACAATGCCCAACTGTCCTGCGGCCGGGTACAGACTCCTACATTGGCGATGGTAGCAAAACGTGAAGAGGAAATCCGCAGTTTTCAGCCGAAAGAATACTATGGATTGGCAGTTTACGCAGGCGGTGTGAAATGGAATTGGCAGGACAATAAAAGTAAAAACTTTCGGACTTTCAAGAAGGAACAGGCTTTACAGATAGAAAAAGAGGCAAATGGAAAAGTGCTGCGAATTGTACAGGTAGAGAAGAAGGATAAAAAATCCTACGCGCCGGGGCTGTATGATTTGACGACTCTGCAAAGAGAGGCCAATCAAAGATATGGATTATCTGCAAAAGAGACACTGAATATCATGCAGCGACTCTATGAAAATCATAAAGTCCTCACCTATCCCCGAACGGATTCACGATATATCGGAAAAGATATTGTGCCGACGATCAAGGAAAGGCTTCAGGCATGTGGGATAGGGCCTTACCGAAAGCTGGCGGGAAGTTTGGCAGCAAAGCAAATTCGTGTAAATGGAAGTTTTGTGGATGATAAAAAAGTCAGTGATCATCATGCGATTATTCCGACAGAACAGTTTGTCCAGCTGGATCATATGAGCAGCGAGGAACGGAAAATTTATGATATGGTGGTGAGACGTTTCTTAAGCGTCTTGTGCCCTCCCTTTGAGTATGAACAGGTGACCATGGAAGCAGAGGTGGCGGGGCATCGCTTTTTGGCCAAGGGAAAGATCGTAAAGAATCAAGGCTGGAAGATGGCTTATGAACAAGAGCTTGAGGAGGAAGCAGAAGACGAAGAGATTCGGGATCAGATTTTGCCGCCCAGAAAAGTGGGGGAGGAGCTGTCTGTGGACCGAATTGATTTTACTTCAGGGAAGACAAAGCCACCGGCAAGGTTTAATGAGGCAAGCTTGTTGGCAGCGATGGAAAATCCGGTGCGATTTATGCAGACCAAGGATGCTCAGGCAGCGAAGACGCTGGGAGAGACTGGCGGTCTGGGTACTGTGGCTACCAGAGCGGATATCATAGAAAAACTGTTCCACTCTTTTTTGATGGAAAAGAGAGGACAGGAGATTTACCTGACTTCAAAGGCGCGGCAGCTTTTGGAACTGGTCCCTGAAGATTTGAAAAAACCGGAACTCACTGCGGATTGGGAGATGAAGCTGTCGCACATCGCGAAAGGAAAGATGAAAAAAGAAGTCTTTTTGAAAAGTATCCGTGGATACACGAAGGAGATTGTTCAGGAGATCAAAGACGGAGACGGGACGTTTCGGCATGATAATTTGACGAACAAGATCTGTCCTAACTGCGGAAAAAGACTTCTGGCTGTAAATGGAAAAAACAGTAAGATGCTGGTCTGCCAGGATAGAGAGTGCGGCTATAGGGAAACTGTATCTAGAACCACAAACGCCAGGTGTCCTAGGTGCCACAAGAGGATGGAATTGTATGTGAAAGGAAAAGAAGAAACCTTCATCTGTGTCTGTGGCTATAAGGAAAAATTGTCTTCCTTTCAGGCCAGAAGGGAGAAAGAGGGAGCGGGTGTGACCAAGAAAGATGTCCAAAGATATCTGAATCAACAGAAAAAAGAGACACAGGAACCGGTGAACAATGCTTTTGCCCAGGCGCTGGCGGGTATTAAGCTGGAGCAGTAA
- a CDS encoding N-acetylmuramoyl-L-alanine amidase: MAKKIILDAGHGGSDPGAVFKGRQEKDDNLRLTLAVGEELRNRGVDVEYTRTTDVYQTPFEKATIANESGADFFVSFHRNSSPEENQYNGVEVLVYDKNGEKLDMAENIVGASGEVGFREIGVKERPGLVVLRRTKMPALLIEAGFINSDKDNELFDSQFDQLAENIADAIQGTLNEGNVSGATTAAATYRVQTGSFKNRENADRMLYELQGQGYPAFILDQDGYFRVQVGGYQSIDNAISMEQRLRMAGYSTIITV; encoded by the coding sequence ATGGCTAAAAAAATTATATTAGACGCCGGGCATGGAGGAAGTGACCCGGGAGCGGTTTTTAAAGGAAGACAGGAAAAGGACGACAATCTTCGATTGACTTTGGCAGTTGGAGAAGAATTGAGAAATCGTGGAGTGGATGTGGAGTACACCCGAACTACGGATGTCTACCAGACGCCTTTTGAGAAGGCGACGATTGCCAATGAGTCAGGGGCCGATTTTTTCGTATCTTTTCATCGCAATTCTAGTCCTGAAGAGAACCAGTACAATGGTGTGGAGGTCCTTGTCTATGATAAAAACGGCGAAAAATTGGACATGGCGGAGAATATTGTTGGAGCCAGCGGAGAAGTGGGATTTCGGGAAATCGGTGTAAAAGAAAGGCCAGGGTTGGTGGTTTTACGTAGGACTAAGATGCCAGCTTTGCTGATTGAGGCTGGATTCATTAATTCAGACAAAGATAATGAGCTATTTGATAGTCAATTTGACCAATTGGCGGAGAATATCGCAGATGCCATACAGGGGACTTTAAATGAAGGAAATGTGAGTGGAGCGACGACAGCAGCAGCCACATACCGGGTACAGACAGGGTCTTTTAAGAACAGAGAGAATGCAGACCGGATGTTATATGAGCTGCAAGGGCAGGGATATCCCGCCTTCATCTTAGATCAAGATGGATATTTTCGCGTCCAGGTAGGTGGTTATCAGAGCATAGATAACGCGATTTCTATGGAACAGAGACTGCGTATGGCTGGATATAGCACGATAATTACGGTATAA
- a CDS encoding YdcF family protein, producing MRLSFIEETADFIFMEGSPCMADIIFVPGNGYPQMAERAAKLWKAGFAPYVLPSGKYSTAFGEFSGVLDKKEEYQGTFSTEWEFLREVLVKNGVPDYAILREDQATYTEQNARYSRRVTEHAGITVKRAMLCCKNYHARRAYLYYQQYFPNTVFHVLPSCVDGIDRNNWNKTKEGVLAVTGEVTRIIYQFSLLVED from the coding sequence ATGCGTTTATCCTTCATTGAGGAGACAGCGGATTTTATTTTCATGGAGGGAAGTCCCTGCATGGCAGATATCATCTTTGTTCCGGGAAATGGCTATCCACAGATGGCAGAGAGGGCGGCGAAACTGTGGAAAGCGGGTTTTGCCCCGTATGTGCTCCCCAGCGGAAAGTATAGTACTGCTTTTGGGGAATTTTCCGGAGTTCTGGATAAGAAAGAGGAATACCAGGGAACATTTTCCACAGAATGGGAGTTTTTAAGAGAAGTCCTCGTGAAAAATGGGGTCCCTGATTATGCCATTTTAAGAGAAGATCAGGCTACTTACACAGAACAAAATGCACGATATTCCAGAAGAGTGACTGAACACGCAGGGATAACGGTGAAAAGAGCGATGCTGTGTTGTAAAAACTATCATGCCAGGCGGGCGTATCTTTATTATCAACAATATTTTCCCAACACGGTTTTTCATGTGCTTCCTTCTTGTGTAGATGGGATAGACCGAAATAATTGGAATAAGACGAAGGAAGGTGTTTTGGCAGTGACGGGAGAAGTTACGCGGATTATCTATCAATTTTCTCTGCTGGTAGAGGATTGA
- a CDS encoding HlyC/CorC family transporter produces the protein MDSSVPIQLIVLLILVLLSAFFSSAETAMTTVSRIRIQTLVEQGNKRAKILSKVIEDSGKLLSTILIGNNIVNMSASSLMTVMVADLFGSTAVGVGTGIITLLILIFGEITPKTLATIHSEGLSLSYAPIIYGLMKIITPIIFLVSKLANGVMLLLRIDPNAQNNTMTEHELRTIVNVSQENGVIEDEEKQMIYNVFDFGDSVAKDVMIPRIDMTFVNVDSTYEELIETFKVHKHTRFPVYKDNTDNIIGIINVKDLILLSPNTEFSIQNILREPYFTYEYKTTASLMVDMRKASVNLAIVLDEYGATAGLITLENLLEEIVGEIRDEYDEDEEEDLKEIIPGKEYLALGSARLDDISDELNLNLDSEDYDSIGGYIIEQLDKLPVQGQSVTLDNGLRLVVEKTSKNRVELVHIYLPEPAKIEEED, from the coding sequence TTGGACTCAAGTGTCCCTATACAGCTAATTGTTCTGCTGATTCTTGTTTTACTTTCTGCTTTCTTTTCATCCGCAGAAACCGCGATGACGACCGTCAGCCGAATCCGCATCCAGACACTAGTGGAGCAGGGTAACAAGCGGGCCAAAATCCTTTCTAAAGTAATAGAGGATTCCGGTAAACTGCTCAGCACAATTCTGATCGGCAATAATATCGTCAATATGTCTGCTTCCTCCCTTATGACAGTGATGGTAGCAGATTTATTTGGAAGCACGGCTGTGGGAGTCGGAACCGGTATCATTACCCTGTTGATTCTGATTTTTGGAGAAATCACCCCTAAAACTTTAGCTACCATACACTCAGAGGGGTTGTCTCTAAGTTACGCACCCATCATTTACGGTCTCATGAAAATTATAACTCCGATTATCTTCTTAGTCAGCAAATTAGCCAACGGTGTTATGCTTTTGCTCCGTATTGATCCCAATGCTCAAAACAACACCATGACGGAGCATGAACTCCGTACGATTGTCAATGTGAGTCAGGAAAATGGCGTCATCGAGGACGAAGAAAAACAGATGATCTACAATGTCTTTGATTTTGGTGATTCCGTGGCAAAAGATGTGATGATTCCCCGTATTGACATGACTTTTGTGAACGTGGATAGCACTTATGAAGAGCTGATTGAGACATTCAAAGTACACAAGCACACACGTTTTCCTGTCTATAAAGACAATACAGACAATATCATTGGTATCATAAATGTAAAAGATTTGATTCTCCTCTCCCCAAATACGGAATTCTCAATTCAGAATATTTTACGGGAGCCTTATTTTACCTATGAATATAAAACTACCGCATCTTTGATGGTGGACATGAGGAAAGCATCCGTAAATCTTGCTATAGTCTTGGATGAATATGGTGCGACTGCAGGATTGATTACCCTAGAAAACCTCTTAGAAGAGATCGTCGGAGAAATCCGTGACGAATATGACGAAGACGAAGAGGAAGATTTAAAAGAAATTATTCCTGGCAAAGAGTATTTAGCTCTCGGTTCTGCCAGATTGGATGATATCAGTGATGAATTGAATCTTAATCTAGATTCTGAAGATTATGATTCTATTGGAGGTTATATCATTGAGCAGCTAGATAAACTCCCAGTACAAGGTCAGTCTGTAACTCTGGACAATGGACTAAGACTGGTTGTAGAAAAAACCTCCAAAAACCGTGTAGAACTGGTACACATTTATCTTCCTGAACCTGCTAAAATCGAGGAAGAAGATTAA
- a CDS encoding TIGR04086 family membrane protein has translation MKVKGVLKALLLAYGMTGALLLLLAFLLFQFDLKENVISMGIVLVYILSCFLGGMVAGKCVKTQKYLWGMAVGFAYFLLLIGVSWFVEKQIDMSVQHMITTFCMCLAGGTLGGMIS, from the coding sequence ATGAAAGTAAAAGGTGTGCTAAAAGCGCTGCTGCTGGCATACGGGATGACAGGGGCTTTGCTGCTTCTTCTGGCGTTTTTGCTCTTTCAGTTTGATCTGAAGGAGAACGTGATCTCTATGGGCATTGTACTTGTCTATATCCTCTCCTGTTTCTTGGGAGGTATGGTTGCCGGGAAGTGTGTGAAAACTCAGAAGTACCTATGGGGAATGGCTGTGGGGTTCGCCTATTTCCTATTGCTGATAGGTGTCTCGTGGTTTGTGGAAAAGCAAATCGATATGTCTGTTCAGCACATGATTACAACATTTTGTATGTGCCTGGCAGGGGGGACACTTGGGGGCATGATTTCCTGA
- the scfA gene encoding six-cysteine ranthipeptide SCIFF, with product MKHIKTLNTKNLQNTVKKGGCGECQTSCQSACKTSCTVGNQSCEQK from the coding sequence ATGAAACATATCAAGACATTGAATACGAAGAATTTGCAGAATACAGTGAAAAAAGGTGGCTGTGGAGAATGTCAGACATCTTGTCAATCTGCGTGCAAGACATCTTGTACGGTCGGAAATCAAAGTTGCGAGCAAAAATAA